One window of Stenotrophomonas indicatrix genomic DNA carries:
- a CDS encoding DUF4349 domain-containing protein encodes MTARRVWTRVLIVPALLLVLAACAKQSESAADAGGAAEAGVASPEGAFLAYEHDVQVQLEAAQIAPRIQQVAQACQNAKFGECAVLQVDQRSGEQPSGEVKVRIAPKGVESLIGLAGEGGKLQARNTRAEDLAQQVADTALTKARLEKEHARLLSYQDRGDLKIEDLMAITTRLSEIEAGVEQATKDAAQQRRRIDTQLVTMHFDTTSGQRSRSEIGEALSESGSILSTSVAFLIRAAAALLPVGLVALVMAWIVRALIRRRRRKLPPKT; translated from the coding sequence ATGACCGCACGCCGCGTGTGGACGCGCGTGCTGATCGTGCCGGCATTGCTGCTGGTGTTGGCTGCCTGTGCCAAACAGAGTGAGAGCGCCGCCGATGCCGGTGGTGCCGCCGAAGCGGGCGTAGCCTCGCCTGAAGGCGCTTTCCTGGCCTATGAACACGATGTGCAGGTGCAGCTGGAAGCGGCGCAGATCGCGCCGCGTATCCAGCAGGTCGCACAGGCGTGCCAGAACGCGAAGTTCGGTGAGTGCGCGGTGCTGCAGGTGGATCAGCGCAGTGGCGAACAGCCCAGTGGCGAAGTCAAGGTACGCATCGCGCCGAAGGGCGTGGAATCGCTGATCGGCCTGGCCGGCGAAGGTGGCAAGCTGCAGGCGCGCAACACGCGTGCCGAGGACCTGGCCCAGCAGGTGGCCGACACCGCGCTGACCAAGGCCCGGCTGGAGAAGGAGCACGCGCGCTTGCTGTCCTACCAGGACCGCGGTGATCTGAAGATCGAGGACCTGATGGCGATCACTACGCGCCTGTCGGAGATCGAGGCGGGTGTGGAGCAGGCCACCAAGGACGCCGCCCAGCAGCGCAGGCGCATTGATACGCAGCTGGTGACGATGCATTTCGATACCACCTCGGGCCAGCGCAGCCGCAGCGAGATCGGCGAAGCCCTGAGCGAGTCGGGCAGTATCCTCAGCACCAGCGTGGCATTCCTGATCCGCGCAGCGGCGGCATTGCTGCCGGTGGGTCTGGTGGCGCTGGTGATGGCCTGGATCGTCCGCGCACTGATCCGTCGTCGCCGCCGTAAGCTGCCGCCGAAAACCTGA
- a CDS encoding LysR substrate-binding domain-containing protein, whose amino-acid sequence MLLRPSLLPALAVFAVAARHQNFAQAAQELHLTASAVSHHVRRLEEVLATRLFLRHARGVRLTAEGRQLADAASAAFTDVAAVAHHLQPDADSVPLRIATLRSLSYCWLLPRLPRFTQAHPHIRIELHTGSGLDRYDENGPEVGIRYGLGQWPGLHAQHLMDDNLFPVASPALPGVEALEDPARIAGLPLLSDLSPQGWRDWFRHAGVRPPSPLPAMHTFADSTDAMRAAVYGMGAVLARTHVAQPYLQRYELVRLPGPALKARYAYYVVHAEGRPPSPAARLFIDWLLGQAQDERTPVPALPDSLLGRPSTPG is encoded by the coding sequence ATGCTGCTACGCCCTTCCCTGCTCCCCGCACTGGCCGTATTCGCGGTCGCCGCGCGCCACCAGAACTTCGCTCAGGCGGCGCAGGAACTGCATCTGACCGCCAGCGCGGTCAGCCATCACGTGCGCCGCCTGGAAGAGGTGCTGGCCACGCGCCTGTTCCTGCGTCATGCGCGCGGGGTACGCCTGACGGCCGAAGGCCGGCAGTTGGCCGACGCCGCCAGCGCCGCGTTCACCGATGTCGCCGCCGTCGCCCACCATCTGCAGCCGGACGCGGACAGCGTGCCGCTGCGGATCGCTACGCTGCGCTCCTTGTCGTATTGCTGGTTGCTGCCGCGGTTGCCGCGTTTCACCCAGGCCCATCCACACATCCGCATCGAACTGCACACCGGCAGTGGGCTGGACCGTTACGATGAAAACGGCCCGGAGGTCGGCATCCGCTATGGACTGGGCCAGTGGCCCGGACTGCACGCGCAGCACCTGATGGACGACAACCTCTTTCCCGTTGCGTCCCCGGCGTTGCCCGGTGTCGAAGCACTGGAAGACCCGGCACGCATCGCCGGATTGCCGCTGCTCAGTGATCTGTCACCACAGGGCTGGCGCGACTGGTTCCGCCACGCCGGCGTGCGCCCGCCGTCGCCATTGCCGGCGATGCACACCTTTGCCGACAGTACCGACGCGATGCGCGCGGCGGTGTATGGCATGGGCGCGGTGCTTGCCCGCACCCACGTCGCCCAGCCCTATCTGCAGCGCTATGAGCTGGTGCGCCTGCCTGGCCCTGCCCTGAAGGCACGCTACGCCTACTATGTGGTGCACGCCGAAGGGCGGCCGCCCAGCCCTGCCGCGCGGCTGTTCATCGACTGGTTGCTGGGCCAGGCGCAGGACGAACGCACGCCGGTTCCCGCGTTGCCCGATAGCCTGCTGGGGCGCCCGAGCACACCCGGCTGA
- a CDS encoding DMT family transporter: protein MNAIPQANERDWRTPLELTLLGAIWGCSFLFMRVAVPSFGPFALVEVRLVLGALVLLPFLWRARAQFPPRRWLWLAPIGLVNSALPFVLFAYAAERAPAAIGAICNAMTVLFAALIAFLFFGEKIGVRRAGALLVGFAGVVVLATAKISGLSIGTAVLAGAAASLLYGLGVNLVKRHMTGLPSAAAAAATLSCASLWLLPMALTHLPQGPIPGKAWGAAIALGVVCTGFAFLMFYRLIGRIGPSRASTVTYLVPLFGAAFAWLFLGEAVTVQMLIAGALILGSVAVSQKG from the coding sequence ATGAATGCGATACCCCAGGCGAACGAGCGAGATTGGCGCACACCCCTGGAATTGACCCTGCTCGGCGCGATCTGGGGCTGTTCGTTCCTGTTCATGCGGGTGGCGGTGCCCTCGTTTGGCCCGTTCGCCCTGGTCGAGGTGCGGCTGGTGCTGGGCGCACTGGTGCTGCTGCCGTTCCTGTGGCGCGCACGCGCGCAGTTTCCGCCGCGCCGCTGGCTGTGGCTGGCACCGATCGGCCTGGTCAATTCGGCATTGCCGTTCGTGCTGTTCGCTTACGCCGCAGAGCGTGCGCCGGCCGCCATCGGGGCGATCTGCAATGCGATGACGGTACTGTTCGCCGCGTTGATCGCGTTCCTGTTCTTCGGCGAGAAGATCGGTGTGCGCCGTGCCGGCGCGCTGCTGGTCGGTTTTGCCGGCGTGGTGGTGCTGGCCACGGCCAAGATCTCGGGGTTGAGCATCGGCACGGCCGTGCTGGCCGGTGCGGCGGCGTCCCTGCTGTACGGCCTGGGCGTGAACCTGGTGAAGCGGCACATGACCGGTCTGCCCTCGGCTGCGGCCGCCGCTGCCACGTTGTCGTGCGCCTCATTGTGGTTGTTGCCGATGGCGCTCACGCATCTGCCGCAGGGGCCGATTCCGGGCAAGGCATGGGGCGCGGCGATCGCGCTGGGCGTGGTCTGCACCGGGTTCGCCTTCCTGATGTTCTATCGCCTGATCGGTCGCATCGGCCCGTCGCGTGCATCGACGGTGACCTACCTGGTTCCGTTGTTCGGTGCGGCGTTTGCCTGGTTGTTCCTGGGCGAAGCGGTGACGGTGCAGATGTTGATTGCCGGTGCGTTGATTCTGGGTAGCGTGGCCGTCAGCCAGAAGGGCTGA
- a CDS encoding peptidylprolyl isomerase: protein MPHRRRLALTTLALACLLPALASAATPYRSPQQILDASAASDWRTPDPANLLYMDLPAGRVIIELAPQFAPRHVANIQTFAHEHFWDGTSIYRSQDNFVVQFGDADADDAAKARPFGSAARKLPAEFERASAGLKVNVLPDRNGWAAQTGFVDGFPVGQDPQAGKAWLAHCYGMLGAGRSNEEDSSIGAELYVVTGQSPRQLDRNITLVGRVLKGMELLSATPRGPAPMGFYADPKLRTPIVSIRRASDVPVAERTPIQVLRTDSKTFIDTVEARRNRVDDFYKRPAGHIDLCNIPVPVR from the coding sequence ATGCCGCACCGTCGCCGTCTTGCCCTGACCACCCTCGCCCTGGCCTGCCTGCTGCCCGCCCTGGCCAGCGCCGCCACGCCCTACCGCAGCCCGCAGCAGATCCTCGATGCCTCGGCGGCCAGCGACTGGCGCACGCCGGACCCGGCCAACCTGCTGTACATGGACCTGCCCGCCGGGCGCGTGATCATCGAGCTGGCGCCGCAGTTCGCCCCGCGCCATGTCGCCAACATCCAGACCTTCGCCCACGAGCACTTCTGGGACGGCACCAGCATCTACCGCTCGCAGGACAACTTCGTGGTGCAGTTCGGCGATGCCGACGCCGATGACGCAGCCAAGGCCAGGCCGTTCGGCAGCGCCGCGCGCAAGCTGCCGGCCGAGTTCGAGCGCGCCAGCGCCGGCCTGAAGGTCAACGTGCTGCCGGATCGCAATGGCTGGGCCGCGCAGACCGGCTTCGTCGATGGCTTCCCGGTCGGTCAGGACCCGCAGGCCGGCAAGGCCTGGCTGGCGCACTGCTACGGCATGCTGGGCGCCGGCCGCAGCAACGAGGAAGACAGCAGCATTGGTGCCGAACTGTACGTGGTGACCGGCCAGTCACCGCGCCAGCTGGACCGCAACATCACCTTGGTTGGTCGCGTGCTGAAGGGCATGGAACTGCTCAGCGCAACGCCGCGCGGACCGGCACCGATGGGCTTCTACGCCGACCCGAAGCTGCGCACGCCGATCGTATCGATCCGCCGTGCCAGCGATGTGCCGGTGGCCGAGCGCACGCCCATCCAGGTGCTGCGTACCGACTCGAAGACCTTCATCGATACGGTGGAGGCACGCCGCAATCGCGTGGATGATTTCTACAAGCGTCCGGCGGGGCATATCGACCTGTGCAATATCCCGGTGCCGGTGCGGTAG
- a CDS encoding PadR family transcriptional regulator: MSEDDVHLKKFQKELSAGTVSLALLAVLARAGEPLYGYLIAKELERVGEGVLSGKQSALYPVLRNLEGAGLLESHVEPSSSGPPRRYYRINARGREVLEQWRQAWRDTRDSVDSVLEGVPQ, encoded by the coding sequence ATGTCCGAGGACGATGTCCACCTGAAGAAGTTCCAGAAGGAGCTCAGCGCCGGAACGGTGTCGCTGGCCCTGCTGGCGGTGCTGGCCCGGGCCGGGGAGCCGCTGTACGGCTACCTCATTGCCAAGGAGCTGGAGCGGGTGGGCGAGGGCGTGCTGAGCGGCAAGCAGAGCGCGCTGTACCCGGTACTGCGCAACCTGGAGGGCGCCGGCCTGCTGGAAAGCCATGTGGAACCGTCCAGCAGCGGGCCGCCGCGCCGCTACTACCGCATCAACGCGCGTGGCCGGGAGGTGCTGGAGCAATGGCGCCAGGCCTGGCGTGACACCCGTGATTCCGTCGATTCCGTGTTGGAGGGGGTACCGCAATGA